TAACGGGGCTTGATGAAGGAAGGTTGGCGGAGACCGTATGGAAATACACTTTCAGAACGTAAGTTATGAGTATGGGGCAGGGACCCCCTTTTCCCATTTAGCCATAAAAAATGTGACCCTTACCATCCCTTCCGGACAGTTTGTCGCTTTGATGGGAAAGACGGGCTCCGGAAAAACCACACTGGCGCAGATGGTCAATGGCCTGATTCGCCCGACCCGGGGGGAAGTTCAGGTGGGGGAATATCGGATCACCGCCAAAAAACAAAATCTAACTCCACTTCGTTCCCGCATTGGGTATGCTTTTCAATATCCGGAACACCAACTTTTTGAAGAGACGGTTTTTCAGGATATTGCCTTTAGTCTTAAACAATATGAGTACCCGGAAGAGAAGATTCCCTTAAAGGTACGTCAGGCGATGGAGAGGGTCGGTCTTTCCTATGAGGAGTTTAAGGATCGGTCTCCCTTCCAATTGAGCGGCGGACAGATGAGAAAGGTAGCTTTGGCCGGGGTTTTGGTGATTCATCCGAAAATCCTGATCTTAGACGAGCCGACTGCAGGTCTCGACCCAAAAGGAAGGCTTGACCTGCTTACAAGAATTTCAGAACTTCATCGCGAAGAAAGAATCACGATCCTATTGATTACCCACCATCTGGAGGAGGCGTTGGAATACGGAGAGCGAATTCTCTTCTTAAGAGAGGGAGAACTCTTCGCCGACCTTAAACCGAAAGAGGTTTACAGAGAGAGAAAGCGTCTTTTTACGGCCGGGATCCTCCCCTCTCCCCTCCTTCGTTTCCAAGAGAGGTTGGAAGAGCTTCGGGGAATGGGGGAGATTTCCTGGCCCCACCGGGAGGCGGAAATGATGGATCTTCTCATTCGTCAGATGAAGGGGGAGGGCTCATGGATCGTTTAACCGTCATCCCAATTGGACAATATTACCCAGGGGAATCTTTTCTGCATCGGGTAGATCCTCGAACGAAGATTCTGTTTATCGTCGCTTATGTCATCCTTCTGTTCTTGGTTCGGCATCCGCTCATGATCATTGGTTTTAGCCTCCCTCCTCTTCTAGCCGTCATTTTCTCGGACATCCCCCTCTCTTACCAATGGAAAGCGTATCGGGGGATTCTCCTCATGATTCTTCTTTTTGGCCTTTTTCAGATGTTTTATATACGTGAAGGTTTCCTTTTGGGGAAAATTTTCGGTCTTTCCTTGTATAGCGAAGGGGTTAAGGAAGCGGCATTCACCGCTTTGAGGCTAACCGACCTCCTCCTTCTTACCTCCCTCCTCACCTTCACCACTTCCTCGATCGCCTTAACGGAAGGGTTGGAGAGACTTCTTTCCCCTTTTTCCCGTTTGGGTTTGCCGGTGGGAGAGATCGCTTTGATGATGACCATCGCGATTCGCTATATTCCCACGCTGCTGGAAGAGATGGAAAAGATCATGAAAGCTCAAATGGCCAGGGGGGCCGACTTTGAAAGTAGGAACCTAAGAAAAAGGGTAAACGCCCTTTTTCCCTTAATCGTCCCCTTATTTGTCAACAGTTTTCGCCGGGCGGAAGAGCTTGCGTTAAGCATGGAAGCGAGGGGATATAGGGGAGGGAGAGGGAGGACGCGGAGATATACCCTCACTTTCACCCATCGGGATGGTTGGGTAGCCTTTCTTCTTCTCCTGATGGGGATTGCCCTGATTGGGGAAAGGGTGTGGCTTCATTGACGGAAATGAAGAAAATGGCCATGATTGTCGCCTATGATGGGACCCGCTATTACGGATTCCAGCGCCAATCAACACTCCCTACGATCCAGGAACGTTTGGAGGAAGCCCTTTTTCGCCTTCACCAAAGAAAAACCGGTGTAACCGGAGCGGGCCGGACCGACGCTCGGGTCCATGCAACCGGGCAGGTGATTCATTTTATGACCGATCTACGCATTCCTCCAGAACGGTGGCCCTATGCCCTTCAAGCATTCCTGCCGGAGGATATTCAGATCCGAGCCGCTTATCCGGTGGAAGACTCCTTTCACGCCCGCTATTCGGCGGTCGGGAAACGATACCGTTACCGTATTGATCGGGGGAAGATGAGGAACCTTTTCACCCGAAATTATGCCTTGCATTACCCCTATCCCCTCGAGATCGATAAGATCAAGGAGGCCTCTTCATTTCTCCTTGGACGTCATGATTTCTCCGCTTTTGCTGCCAGTGGCAGTTCGGTAAAGAACCATATTCGTACCCTGTACGACATCCAGGTGGTTGAAGTAGGGGATGAGCTTCAATTTACCTTCTGGGGGGACGGTTTTTTGTACAATATGGTTCGCATCCTGGTAGGGACTTTGTTGGAGGTGGGAGGGGGCAGGAGGGATGTGAAGGAAATCGTCAAACTCCTTAGATCAGGTGACCGGACCAAAGCAGGGATTACCGTACCTCCCCATGGATTAACCTTGGAAGAAGTCCTTTATCCGGAAGGAACGTTTCGACTTAAAACGTGAGATTCATCAGAACAACTGAACCTGGCGTATTTTTTTCTTGACTTTCCCTCTTTTTGTATAGTATTATGTTAGATGGCATTCAAAAAACCACTGCCCCGTTTTTTTTATAGAAGTAACGATTTACCTAGGTATCTCTACATGATAAAAGTAGGACTGAATCATTGGAGAACTGAACCAGTGACGAGAATATGGAGAAAAGAAATGTAAAGGAGGATGTCTCATGCGGACTACCTATATGCCCCACGGCCAGGAAGCCCTTCAGAACCGGAAATGGTACGTGATCGACGCTGAGGGGAAGACCCTGGGTCGGTTAGCATCGGAAGTGGCGCTTATTCTTCGCGGCAAACATAAACCGACCTTCACCCCCCATCTAGATTCTGGGGATCATGTGATCATTATTAACGCAGAGAAGGTTCATCTCACAGGGAAGAAATGGACCGATAAGCTTTACCGTTTCCATTCCCAATATCCGGGAGGTCTTAAGACCTTTACAGCCAGGGATATGATTAAAAACCGCCCTGTGAAGATGGTGGAATTGGCTATTCGAGGAATGTTGCCGAAGAATCGCCTAGGCCGTCAAATGTTTTCCAAACTAAAGGTATATGCAGGAACCGAACATCCCCATCAAGCCCAAAAACCGGAAGTTTGGGAATTGCGAGGATAAGCGAAGGAGGAAAGAGAGATGGCTCAAGTACAATATTATGGCACAGGACGTCGTAAAGAATCCGTGGCGAGAGTCCGACTCGTTCCGGGGGATGGACGGGTGATTATTAATGGCCGGGATATGGATGATTATTTTGGGACGGAAACCCTTAAATTGATCGTAAAGCAACCCCTTGCCCTAACCAATACGCTCGGCCACTATGATGTATTGGTCAACATTCACGGCGGTGGTTTTACCGGCCAAGCAGGCGCTATTCGGCACGGAATCGCCCGGGCTCTTCTTAAGGTAGATCCGGAATTTAGGGGGCCGCTGAAGAAAGCAGGATTTCTTACCCGGGATCCAAGGATGAAAGAGAGGAAAAAATACGGTCTTAAAGCGGCACGCCGTGCTCCCCAATTCTCAAAACGTTAGTTGATCTCAAAAGACCACCCTCATTTCAAGGTGGTCTTTTTTCATGGGTGAAATGGACCTCGCTGAAAAAGCTAGGTCTTTTTTTATGGTTTTGTCCAACTGAAACGTATAATTTGCCCACTATGTCCATATAATTTCTTGAGCAAGCCCCAAGGAGGATTGGGAGATGCAGCAGCTAAAAAAGCTTTTTTTCTTCGCCATCGCCCTGGCCGCTTTATTCTACATCTTTACCTATGAGGAGAAGGGATGGTTTACGACTCCCTCCTGGTCTGTTCCTCTCTCCGGCATGGTGATCGTCTTAGACCCGGGACATGGAGGGATGGACGGAGGCGCCGTCTCAAAAGATGGGTTGGTTGAGAAAGAGATTACTTTAAAAATTGCAAAAAAATTAAGGGATTATTTACAGCAGTCCGGAGCCGTTGTTCTCTTAACCCGGGAAGAGGATAAGGATTTGGCGGACGGAACGGAAGGAACACGGAAGAGGCAGGATTTAAGGGTGAGGGCGGAATTGGTGAACCAAAGCGGTGCAGAACTCTTTATCAGTATTCACTTAAATAGCATTCCTTCTTCCCAATGGAGAGGGGCTCAAACTTTCTTTAATCCAACCAATCCGGAAAACTATAGACTGGCGAAACTAATCCAAGAGGAACTCATAAAGGGGTTAGGAAATACGGACAGGCTGGAGAAAAAAGATCAGGACATATTTATTTTAAAAGCGGCTAAGGTTCCGGCCGTTCTGGTGGAGGCGGGTTTTCTTTCCAATCCGGAGGAGGCGGTCCTATTAGGAAATGAGGCGTATCAGTCGAAGATCGCCGAGAGCATATACCGAGGCATTCTTCGTTACACTTCAGGAGAACAAGTGGAGGAAGAGAAACGATCATCTCTTCATGTTCGCCCCATTCGTCGGAACATGATATAATGAGAACGTAGTGAGAATCCATCATAATGGGGGATCAAGGATGAACGAACGACAGGTGTTGGAAGCCTTAAAAGATGTCAAAGACCCTGAGATTAACCGGAATCTTGTGGATTTGAACATGATTCGAAATATCCGCATAGAGGGGAATTCGATCTCTCTCGATGTGATTTTAACCATTCAGGGATGTCCCCTTAAGGTTACGATAGAAGAAGATATTGTTAAGGCGTTAAAAGCGATCGGGGCGGAGGAGGTTCATGTTCATTTCGGCTCTATGACCGATGAAGAAAGGGCCGCTTTGGCTGCACAATTAAGGGGTGGAGCGGAGAAAAAAGCGGCGGCTCCCCCGTCCATTCTTGCCCCCGGTTCGAAAACCACCTTTATTGCTGTTTCCAGTGGCAAAGGAGGTGTGGGAAAGTCGACGGTTAGCGTCAACCTCGCCGTTTCGTTAGCACGCCTTGGGAAGAAAGTAGGCATCATCGATGCCGACATTTACGGCTTTAGTGTCCCGGATATGATGGGGATCGAACAGCGGCCTACGGTCATCGGAGATATGATTCTTCCGGTTCTCCGCATGGGCGTACAGGTCATCTCGATGGGTTTTTTCGTGGCTGATAATTCTCCCGTCATTTGGCGTGGTCCCATGTTGGGAAAGATGTTACGTACCTTCTTTAACGACGTGAAATGGGATGATTTGGATTTTATGATCCTAGACTTGCCTCCCGGAACGGGGGATATGGCCCTCGATGTCCACAGCCTGATTCCCCAAAGCAAGGAGATTATCGTCACCACCCCCCATGGGACGGCTGCCTTTGTGGCCGCCCGAGCAGGGGCGATGGCCATGAAAACAAAGCACGAGATCTTGGGTGTTGTCGAGAATATGGCATACTCTATCTGTCCCCATTGTGGAGAGAAGACCTATCTCTTCGGCAAGGGAGGCGGAGGGAGATTGGCAGAGGAGCTTCGAACCGAGTTTTTAGCCCAAATCCCGCTCGGCCTTCCCGATAATCATCCCTCGGAGCCCGATTTCTCTCCATCCGTATATAAGCGGGATACGGAAATCGGACAGATCTATGAAGAGTTGGCCACGAAGGTGATTGGATTAACGAAGGCATAAGCGGCGGAGGTTATCCTCCTCCACCCGCTTGTCTTCCTCCACCTCCACCTCCGCCACCGCCTCCACCGCCACCGCCGCCTCCACCTTCGCCGCCCCCTTCACCACCGCCCCCTTCGCCTTCGCCGCCGCCCTTCTTCTTTTCAGGTTTCATCGCTTCTTCCTGGGCTTTGGCGATCAGCTTCATTAACTCATCCATAAAGAGGGGGCTTTGCAGGGCATCCTTCATTACAGCCATCACTTGGTTCCGGTAGGCGGAGGACTTCATCAGGTCTAGGAGATTTTTCTCAAATTCCGGATCCTTCATCACCTGTAGCATCATTTTTTGATATTCCGGATCTTTCATCAGGTCTTTCAGGAGGCTCTGGTTCTCCTTCATCATGCTCTTTGCTAATTGGGAAGAGAATTTCGGGTCCTCAAAGATTTTCTTAAAACCCTCCTGCCCCTGTTTGGAGAGGAGAGTTGTTTGTACTGCCGCCTTCACTTCCTCGCCACTCATGAGGAGTTCTTTTTTCATCTCCTCATCTTTTAAGGTTTGCTGCAGGGCCTTTTTCCCATCTTCCGTTTGTAAAATATCTTGAACCATGGTTTTTATCTGCTCATAATCAGGGCTTCCCCCTCCGCCTTGCGGGCTTGCAAAGGCAGAACATCCGGAAATGCCTGCGGTAAGGAGGAGGGAAAGAAGAAGAGCTCCTCTACGTTTCATTTCCATCACCATTTTCCGCTTTAAAGTAGGATTGGCTTGTTAGTAATATAACTCCGGGAGATACTCGTTATGCCCGAAGGGAAGAGGGAGTTTCAGTCAAAAGAGTTGGCCTATCTAGGCAGTTAAGGGCGGAATTGGTATAATAAACTGAATAAAAGGTTGGTAAGTAGGTGTTCGGATGAATAGTCGGAAGTTGGTGTATCTCATTGGAACCACCTTGCTCTGGGCAGGAGTCGGAGGGG
The DNA window shown above is from Thermicanus aegyptius DSM 12793 and carries:
- the rplM gene encoding 50S ribosomal protein L13 is translated as MRTTYMPHGQEALQNRKWYVIDAEGKTLGRLASEVALILRGKHKPTFTPHLDSGDHVIIINAEKVHLTGKKWTDKLYRFHSQYPGGLKTFTARDMIKNRPVKMVELAIRGMLPKNRLGRQMFSKLKVYAGTEHPHQAQKPEVWELRG
- a CDS encoding Mrp/NBP35 family ATP-binding protein; translation: MNERQVLEALKDVKDPEINRNLVDLNMIRNIRIEGNSISLDVILTIQGCPLKVTIEEDIVKALKAIGAEEVHVHFGSMTDEERAALAAQLRGGAEKKAAAPPSILAPGSKTTFIAVSSGKGGVGKSTVSVNLAVSLARLGKKVGIIDADIYGFSVPDMMGIEQRPTVIGDMILPVLRMGVQVISMGFFVADNSPVIWRGPMLGKMLRTFFNDVKWDDLDFMILDLPPGTGDMALDVHSLIPQSKEIIVTTPHGTAAFVAARAGAMAMKTKHEILGVVENMAYSICPHCGEKTYLFGKGGGGRLAEELRTEFLAQIPLGLPDNHPSEPDFSPSVYKRDTEIGQIYEELATKVIGLTKA
- a CDS encoding ATP-binding cassette domain-containing protein, whose amino-acid sequence is MEIHFQNVSYEYGAGTPFSHLAIKNVTLTIPSGQFVALMGKTGSGKTTLAQMVNGLIRPTRGEVQVGEYRITAKKQNLTPLRSRIGYAFQYPEHQLFEETVFQDIAFSLKQYEYPEEKIPLKVRQAMERVGLSYEEFKDRSPFQLSGGQMRKVALAGVLVIHPKILILDEPTAGLDPKGRLDLLTRISELHREERITILLITHHLEEALEYGERILFLREGELFADLKPKEVYRERKRLFTAGILPSPLLRFQERLEELRGMGEISWPHREAEMMDLLIRQMKGEGSWIV
- a CDS encoding energy-coupling factor transporter transmembrane component T family protein, encoding MDRLTVIPIGQYYPGESFLHRVDPRTKILFIVAYVILLFLVRHPLMIIGFSLPPLLAVIFSDIPLSYQWKAYRGILLMILLFGLFQMFYIREGFLLGKIFGLSLYSEGVKEAAFTALRLTDLLLLTSLLTFTTSSIALTEGLERLLSPFSRLGLPVGEIALMMTIAIRYIPTLLEEMEKIMKAQMARGADFESRNLRKRVNALFPLIVPLFVNSFRRAEELALSMEARGYRGGRGRTRRYTLTFTHRDGWVAFLLLLMGIALIGERVWLH
- the cwlD gene encoding N-acetylmuramoyl-L-alanine amidase CwlD, with protein sequence MQQLKKLFFFAIALAALFYIFTYEEKGWFTTPSWSVPLSGMVIVLDPGHGGMDGGAVSKDGLVEKEITLKIAKKLRDYLQQSGAVVLLTREEDKDLADGTEGTRKRQDLRVRAELVNQSGAELFISIHLNSIPSSQWRGAQTFFNPTNPENYRLAKLIQEELIKGLGNTDRLEKKDQDIFILKAAKVPAVLVEAGFLSNPEEAVLLGNEAYQSKIAESIYRGILRYTSGEQVEEEKRSSLHVRPIRRNMI
- the truA gene encoding tRNA pseudouridine(38-40) synthase TruA; its protein translation is MKKMAMIVAYDGTRYYGFQRQSTLPTIQERLEEALFRLHQRKTGVTGAGRTDARVHATGQVIHFMTDLRIPPERWPYALQAFLPEDIQIRAAYPVEDSFHARYSAVGKRYRYRIDRGKMRNLFTRNYALHYPYPLEIDKIKEASSFLLGRHDFSAFAASGSSVKNHIRTLYDIQVVEVGDELQFTFWGDGFLYNMVRILVGTLLEVGGGRRDVKEIVKLLRSGDRTKAGITVPPHGLTLEEVLYPEGTFRLKT
- the gerD gene encoding spore germination lipoprotein GerD, coding for MEMKRRGALLLSLLLTAGISGCSAFASPQGGGGSPDYEQIKTMVQDILQTEDGKKALQQTLKDEEMKKELLMSGEEVKAAVQTTLLSKQGQEGFKKIFEDPKFSSQLAKSMMKENQSLLKDLMKDPEYQKMMLQVMKDPEFEKNLLDLMKSSAYRNQVMAVMKDALQSPLFMDELMKLIAKAQEEAMKPEKKKGGGEGEGGGGEGGGEGGGGGGGGGGGGGGGGGRQAGGGG
- the rpsI gene encoding 30S ribosomal protein S9 codes for the protein MAQVQYYGTGRRKESVARVRLVPGDGRVIINGRDMDDYFGTETLKLIVKQPLALTNTLGHYDVLVNIHGGGFTGQAGAIRHGIARALLKVDPEFRGPLKKAGFLTRDPRMKERKKYGLKAARRAPQFSKR